In Janthinobacterium sp. 67, a genomic segment contains:
- the arsC gene encoding arsenate reductase (glutaredoxin) (This arsenate reductase requires both glutathione and glutaredoxin to convert arsenate to arsenite, after which the efflux transporter formed by ArsA and ArsB can extrude the arsenite from the cell, providing resistance.), which yields MTITIYHNTACGTSRNTLALIRNTGVEPVIIDYVKHPPSREALVDLIKRAGLSVRAVMRDKGDLYDELGLANPELSDAALLDAMQAHPILINRPIVVTELGVRLCRPSEKVLEILPLPQQGAFAKEDGQAVIGADGKPVK from the coding sequence ATGACGATCACGATTTATCACAACACGGCGTGCGGCACGTCGCGCAATACCCTGGCCCTGATCCGCAACACGGGCGTCGAGCCCGTCATCATCGATTACGTCAAGCATCCGCCTTCGCGCGAAGCGCTGGTCGACCTGATCAAGCGCGCGGGCCTGTCCGTGCGCGCCGTCATGCGCGACAAGGGCGACCTGTACGATGAGCTGGGCCTGGCCAATCCCGAGCTCAGCGATGCGGCCCTGCTGGACGCCATGCAAGCCCATCCTATTTTGATCAACCGCCCCATCGTCGTCACGGAACTGGGCGTGCGCCTGTGCCGGCCGTCGGAAAAGGTGCTGGAAATCCTGCCGCTGCCGCAGCAAGGGGCATTTGCAAAGGAAGATGGCCAGGCCGTGATCGGCGCCGACGGCAAGCCGGTGAAATAA
- the ispB gene encoding octaprenyl diphosphate synthase has translation MSDANKHVNQNTIVQTIAADMDAVNTVIRQKLHSDVILINQIAEYIISAGGKRIRPVLILLVANAHAYRGTAHHELAAVVEFIHTATLLHDDVVDESSMRRGRQTANALFGNSASVLVGDFLHSRSFQLMVSLNNMRVMQILSDATNVIAEGEVLQLLNMHDPDVTQESYLNVIRSKTAKLFEASAQLGALIAGASEDDIEAAAEYGRSLGTAFQLIDDVLDYAGDAAEIGKNVGDDLREGKPTMPLIWLMENGTPEQRELVRSCIEQGDEQHFDTVLTAITSSGALDYTRKQAEIAGQRAADAIAGWPDSVYKQSMLQLCSFAVDRNH, from the coding sequence TTGTCTGACGCTAACAAACACGTTAACCAAAACACCATCGTGCAAACGATTGCCGCCGATATGGACGCAGTCAATACGGTGATCCGCCAAAAGTTGCACTCCGATGTGATTCTGATCAACCAGATCGCTGAATACATCATCAGCGCAGGGGGCAAGCGCATCCGTCCCGTGCTGATTTTGCTGGTGGCCAATGCCCACGCCTATCGCGGCACGGCGCACCATGAACTGGCCGCCGTGGTCGAATTCATCCACACCGCCACCCTGCTGCACGACGACGTCGTCGACGAATCGTCGATGCGCCGCGGACGCCAGACGGCCAATGCCCTGTTCGGCAATTCCGCGTCGGTGCTGGTGGGCGACTTCCTGCACTCGCGCTCGTTCCAGCTGATGGTGTCGCTCAATAATATGCGCGTCATGCAAATCCTGTCCGACGCCACCAACGTGATCGCCGAAGGCGAAGTGCTGCAGTTGCTGAACATGCACGATCCTGACGTGACGCAAGAGAGCTATTTGAACGTCATCCGCTCGAAGACAGCCAAGCTGTTCGAAGCGTCGGCGCAACTGGGCGCCCTGATCGCCGGCGCCAGCGAAGACGATATCGAAGCGGCCGCCGAATACGGCCGCTCGCTGGGCACGGCTTTCCAGCTGATCGACGACGTGCTCGACTATGCGGGCGACGCCGCCGAAATCGGCAAGAACGTGGGCGACGACCTGCGCGAAGGCAAACCGACGATGCCGCTGATCTGGCTGATGGAAAACGGCACGCCGGAACAGCGCGAACTGGTGCGCAGCTGCATCGAGCAAGGCGACGAACAGCATTTCGATACCGTCCTGACGGCCATCACCAGCAGCGGCGCCCTCGACTACACGCGCAAGCAGGCGGAAATCGCCGGCCAGCGCGCCGCCGATGCCATCGCCGGCTGGCCCGACAGCGTCTACAAGCAATCGATGCTGCAACTGTGCTCGTTTGCCGTGGACCGCAATCACTGA
- the rpmA gene encoding 50S ribosomal protein L27, whose translation MAHKKGGGTTRNGRDSESKRLGVKVYGGQAINAGGIIIRQRGTPVRAGEGVGMGKDHTLFALIAGKVKFVVKGAGSKQFVTVVPNEAVPA comes from the coding sequence ATGGCACATAAAAAAGGCGGCGGCACAACGCGAAACGGCCGTGATTCAGAATCAAAACGTCTGGGCGTTAAAGTCTACGGCGGCCAAGCTATCAATGCTGGCGGCATCATCATTCGTCAACGCGGCACCCCAGTGCGCGCCGGCGAAGGCGTAGGCATGGGCAAGGACCACACGCTGTTCGCGCTGATCGCGGGCAAAGTGAAGTTCGTTGTCAAAGGTGCTGGCTCGAAGCAATTCGTGACCGTTGTACCAAACGAAGCAGTACCAGCGTAA
- a CDS encoding substrate-binding periplasmic protein yields the protein MAAPGAASSRIVRFAAEDWPPFITRSLPADGMSGAMVSTVFERLGYTVKYEYFPWKRAMQFGLASPRYAGLLAVWRTPEREKLCHFSVPVGNTQGVLAYLKEDGVPGATLAELGKLRIGTVAGYSNGEQFDGMVARGELKTEEGLNDATNLKKLLIKRYRVIVIERHVLQHLLMGHNFSKAERERIGIIDSVFKERSVHVCFQRDAEGALWQKRFNEAARDIDTARLERDYWKRLDQSLATGPVHP from the coding sequence ATGGCGGCGCCGGGCGCTGCCAGCTCGCGCATCGTCCGCTTCGCGGCGGAAGACTGGCCGCCCTTCATTACCCGCAGCCTGCCTGCCGACGGCATGTCGGGCGCCATGGTCAGCACCGTCTTCGAGCGCCTCGGCTATACGGTCAAATATGAATATTTTCCCTGGAAGCGCGCCATGCAGTTTGGCCTGGCCAGTCCCCGCTACGCCGGGCTGCTGGCCGTCTGGCGCACGCCCGAACGGGAAAAACTCTGCCACTTTTCTGTGCCGGTTGGTAACACGCAAGGGGTGCTGGCCTACTTGAAGGAAGATGGCGTGCCCGGCGCCACCCTGGCCGAACTGGGCAAGTTGCGCATCGGTACCGTGGCCGGCTATTCGAATGGGGAACAATTCGATGGCATGGTGGCGCGCGGCGAGCTGAAGACGGAAGAGGGCTTGAACGATGCGACGAACCTGAAGAAACTGTTAATCAAGCGCTACCGCGTGATCGTCATCGAGCGCCATGTCCTGCAGCATTTGCTGATGGGGCATAATTTCAGCAAGGCGGAACGCGAACGCATCGGCATCATCGATTCCGTCTTCAAGGAGCGGTCCGTGCATGTGTGCTTCCAGCGCGATGCCGAGGGCGCGCTATGGCAAAAGCGTTTCAACGAGGCAGCACGGGATATTGACACGGCCCGGCTCGAACGCGATTACTGGAAGCGGCTCGACCAGAGCCTGGCGACAGGCCCGGTCCATCCCTGA
- the nth gene encoding endonuclease III: MNAAKRLEIFTRFRAANPSPKTELEYTTPFELLIAVLLSAQATDVSVNKATRLLYPVANTPAKILALGVDELSSYIRTIGLFRTKAKNVIATCQILLDQHGGEVPRDRASLEALPGVGRKTANVVMNTAFGEPTMAVDTHIFRVSNRTGIAPGKNVDIVEQKLLKFVPKEFLHDAHHWLILHGRYTCTARKPQCWNCMIADLCDYKDKSPMPAVV; encoded by the coding sequence ATGAACGCCGCCAAACGCCTGGAAATCTTTACGCGCTTTCGCGCCGCCAATCCTTCCCCGAAAACGGAACTCGAATACACGACACCGTTCGAGCTGCTGATCGCCGTACTGCTGTCGGCGCAGGCGACGGACGTGTCCGTCAACAAGGCGACCCGTTTGCTGTATCCGGTCGCCAATACGCCGGCCAAGATACTGGCGCTGGGCGTCGATGAACTGAGCAGCTACATCCGCACCATCGGCCTGTTCCGCACCAAGGCCAAGAACGTCATCGCCACCTGCCAGATCCTGCTCGATCAGCACGGCGGCGAAGTGCCGCGCGACCGCGCCTCGCTGGAAGCCTTGCCCGGCGTGGGCCGCAAGACGGCCAACGTGGTCATGAACACGGCGTTTGGCGAACCGACCATGGCCGTCGACACGCACATCTTCCGCGTCTCGAACCGCACCGGCATCGCGCCAGGCAAGAATGTCGATATCGTCGAGCAAAAGTTATTGAAGTTCGTACCGAAAGAATTCCTGCACGACGCCCACCACTGGCTCATCCTGCACGGCCGCTACACGTGCACGGCACGCAAGCCGCAGTGCTGGAATTGCATGATCGCCGACCTGTGCGACTACAAGGACAAGTCGCCGATGCCGGCCGTGGTGTAG
- the proB gene encoding glutamate 5-kinase gives MDSVIQKATRIIIKVGSSLVTNDGRGLDHAAIARWAAQISGLRALGKEVVLVSSGAIAEGMLRLGFEQRPTDIHELQACAAVGQMGLAQIYESSFRAHSLGTAQVLLTHADLADRERYLNARSTLTTLLRLGVVPIINENDTVVTDEIKFGDNDTLGALVANLIEADALVILTDQHGLFSADPRKDPNAYLITQGIAGDPALEAMAGGAGSSLGRGGMLTKILAAKRAAKSGAHTIIAWGRDSDVLSRLAQGEAIGTQLRAQTGQLTARKQWMADHLHTAGAVVLDAGAVQKLRQEGKSLLPIGVTGVNGEFGRGAVITCVDADGAPVARGLSNYTSGEARRIMRKPSTEIESILGYVEGHELIHRDNMVLL, from the coding sequence ATGGATTCCGTGATTCAAAAAGCTACCCGCATCATCATCAAAGTCGGCTCCTCGCTGGTCACCAACGATGGCCGCGGACTCGACCATGCCGCCATCGCGCGCTGGGCCGCGCAGATTTCCGGCTTGCGCGCCCTGGGCAAGGAAGTCGTGCTCGTCAGCTCCGGCGCCATCGCCGAAGGCATGCTGCGCCTCGGTTTCGAGCAGCGCCCCACCGATATCCACGAATTGCAGGCGTGCGCCGCCGTCGGCCAGATGGGCCTGGCGCAAATCTATGAAAGCAGCTTCCGCGCCCACAGCCTGGGCACGGCGCAAGTGCTGCTCACGCACGCCGACCTGGCCGACCGCGAACGCTATCTCAACGCCCGCTCCACCCTGACGACCCTGCTGCGCCTGGGCGTGGTGCCGATCATCAATGAAAACGACACGGTCGTCACCGATGAAATCAAGTTCGGCGACAACGACACCCTGGGCGCCCTGGTCGCCAACCTGATCGAAGCCGATGCGCTCGTCATCCTGACGGACCAGCACGGTCTGTTCTCGGCCGACCCGCGCAAGGACCCGAACGCCTACCTGATCACGCAAGGCATCGCCGGCGATCCGGCCCTGGAAGCGATGGCGGGCGGCGCCGGCAGCAGCCTGGGACGCGGCGGCATGCTGACGAAAATCCTCGCCGCCAAGCGCGCCGCCAAGTCCGGCGCGCATACGATCATCGCCTGGGGCCGCGACAGCGACGTGCTCAGCCGTCTCGCCCAGGGCGAAGCGATCGGCACGCAGTTGCGGGCGCAAACAGGGCAATTGACGGCGCGCAAGCAGTGGATGGCCGATCACTTGCACACGGCCGGCGCCGTCGTGCTGGACGCGGGCGCCGTGCAAAAGCTGCGCCAGGAAGGCAAATCATTGTTGCCGATCGGCGTGACGGGCGTGAACGGCGAATTCGGCCGCGGCGCCGTCATCACCTGCGTCGACGCGGACGGCGCGCCCGTGGCGCGCGGCCTGTCGAACTACACGAGCGGCGAAGCGCGCCGCATCATGCGCAAGCCGTCCACCGAGATCGAGTCCATCCTCGGCTACGTGGAAGGCCACGAGCTGATTCACCGCGACAATATGGTGTTGCTGTAG
- the obgE gene encoding GTPase ObgE, which yields MKFIDEAKIEVIAGDGGNGCASFCREKFRPFGGPDGGDGGKGGSIWAVADRNINTLVDFRFSKMHKARNGEPGRGADCYGKGADDIHLRMPVGTLIIDNASGEILADLTEHGQIELLAKGGEGGWGNIHFKSSTNRAPRQKGEGKEGERRELRLELKVLADVGLLGMPNAGKSTFISAVSNARPKIADYPFTTLHPNLGVVRVSHEKSFVIADIPGLIEGASEGAGLGHQFLRHLQRTGLLLHIVDLAPFETNVDPVKEAKALVKELKKYDESLVDKPRWLVLNKLDMVPEEERKKIVKDFLKRFAWKGPVFEISALNHQGCPELVNAIYQHLEEKKHSESRAEETQMTEEARGISSIDPDDPRFKILD from the coding sequence ATGAAGTTTATCGACGAAGCAAAAATCGAAGTCATCGCGGGCGATGGCGGCAACGGCTGCGCATCTTTCTGCCGTGAAAAATTCCGGCCTTTCGGCGGCCCCGATGGCGGCGATGGCGGCAAGGGCGGGTCCATCTGGGCCGTGGCCGACCGCAATATCAACACGCTCGTCGATTTCCGCTTTTCCAAAATGCACAAGGCTCGCAATGGCGAGCCTGGCCGTGGCGCAGATTGCTATGGCAAGGGCGCCGATGACATCCATCTGCGCATGCCGGTCGGCACCTTGATCATCGACAACGCGAGCGGCGAAATCCTGGCCGACCTGACCGAACACGGCCAGATCGAACTGCTGGCCAAGGGCGGCGAAGGCGGCTGGGGCAACATCCACTTCAAGTCCTCGACCAACCGCGCGCCACGCCAAAAAGGCGAGGGCAAGGAAGGCGAACGCCGCGAACTGCGCCTGGAACTGAAAGTGCTGGCTGACGTTGGCCTGCTGGGCATGCCGAACGCCGGCAAATCGACCTTCATTTCGGCTGTCTCGAACGCGCGTCCGAAAATCGCCGATTACCCATTTACCACTCTGCACCCGAACCTGGGCGTGGTGCGCGTGTCGCACGAGAAGAGCTTTGTGATCGCCGACATTCCGGGCTTGATCGAAGGCGCTTCCGAAGGCGCGGGCCTGGGCCATCAATTCCTGCGTCACTTGCAGCGCACGGGTCTGCTGTTGCACATCGTCGACCTGGCGCCGTTTGAAACCAACGTCGATCCTGTCAAGGAAGCCAAGGCGCTGGTCAAGGAATTGAAGAAGTACGACGAGTCGCTGGTCGACAAGCCGCGCTGGCTGGTGTTGAACAAGCTCGACATGGTGCCGGAAGAAGAGCGCAAGAAGATCGTCAAGGACTTCCTCAAGCGTTTCGCCTGGAAAGGTCCCGTGTTCGAGATCTCCGCGCTGAACCATCAAGGTTGCCCGGAACTGGTGAATGCGATTTACCAGCATCTGGAAGAGAAGAAACACAGCGAAAGCCGTGCCGAAGAAACGCAGATGACCGAAGAAGCGCGTGGTATCTCGTCGATCGACCCGGATGATCCGCGTTTCAAGATCCTCGACTAA
- a CDS encoding ArsR/SmtB family transcription factor: protein MENENPNTAQAGPLTSTAAIAALAALAQESRLAVFRLLVQAGPDGMAATKIAEALAIAPSSLSFHLKELAHANLVTASKAGRSIIYAANYAGMNGLLAFLTENCCAGAPCCVSEPTN from the coding sequence ATGGAAAATGAAAACCCAAATACGGCGCAAGCCGGGCCGCTGACGAGTACGGCCGCCATCGCAGCCCTGGCCGCTTTGGCGCAGGAATCGCGGCTGGCCGTGTTCCGCCTGCTGGTGCAAGCGGGGCCGGACGGCATGGCCGCGACGAAAATCGCCGAAGCGCTGGCGATTGCGCCCTCGTCGCTGTCGTTTCACCTGAAAGAACTGGCGCATGCCAATCTGGTGACGGCAAGCAAGGCGGGGCGCTCCATCATCTATGCCGCCAATTATGCGGGCATGAACGGCTTGCTGGCTTTTTTGACCGAAAACTGCTGCGCGGGCGCGCCTTGCTGCGTCAGCGAACCCACCAACTGA
- the rsxB gene encoding electron transport complex subunit RsxB, with translation MTVPHPASPSLADQIEDLLPQTQCTKCGYNGCRPYAEAIAAGSADINQCPPGGAQGIARLAGLLGKKVIPLNPVNGLERPRSVAYIDESLCIGCTLCIQACPVDAIVGAAKQMHTVVTDLCTGCDLCVAPCPVDCIVMYPVSGDATGWNAWSQAEADDARARHDFRTQRLRRETEENEARLAAKAVAKMREVTQEVPVTPDEQAEKERKRAIIAAAMERARAKAAAASTDTAPPAPTSPKKDA, from the coding sequence ATGACCGTGCCGCATCCCGCCTCTCCCTCACTTGCCGACCAGATCGAAGACTTGCTGCCGCAAACGCAATGCACCAAATGCGGCTACAACGGCTGCCGCCCGTATGCGGAAGCGATAGCCGCGGGCAGCGCCGACATCAACCAGTGCCCGCCGGGCGGCGCGCAAGGCATCGCGCGCCTGGCCGGCTTGCTGGGAAAAAAAGTCATTCCGCTCAATCCCGTCAACGGCCTCGAACGTCCGCGATCTGTCGCCTATATCGACGAATCGCTGTGTATCGGCTGTACCCTGTGCATCCAGGCCTGCCCGGTGGACGCCATCGTCGGCGCCGCCAAGCAGATGCATACGGTGGTCACTGATCTGTGTACGGGCTGCGACCTGTGCGTGGCGCCCTGCCCCGTCGACTGCATCGTCATGTACCCCGTCAGCGGCGACGCCACGGGCTGGAATGCCTGGAGCCAGGCAGAGGCCGACGACGCGCGCGCGCGCCACGACTTCCGCACGCAGCGCTTGCGCCGCGAAACGGAAGAAAACGAAGCGCGCCTGGCCGCCAAGGCGGTCGCCAAGATGCGCGAAGTGACGCAGGAAGTGCCTGTGACGCCAGATGAACAGGCGGAAAAAGAGCGCAAGCGCGCCATCATCGCCGCCGCCATGGAGCGCGCGCGCGCCAAGGCCGCGGCCGCCAGCACGGATACCGCCCCGCCAGCCCCCACTAGCCCGAAAAAAGACGCATGA
- the rplU gene encoding 50S ribosomal protein L21 gives MYAVIKTGGKQYKVVAGEKLKVEQIPADIGSEITIDQVLAVGAGDSIKFGAPLVEGATVLVTVVAHGRHDKVKIFKMRRRKHYQKHQGHRQNFTEIQIVSING, from the coding sequence ATGTACGCGGTCATAAAAACCGGTGGCAAACAATACAAAGTTGTCGCTGGCGAAAAACTTAAAGTAGAACAGATACCGGCAGACATTGGTTCCGAAATCACCATCGATCAAGTTCTCGCAGTAGGCGCGGGCGACAGCATCAAGTTTGGTGCTCCATTGGTCGAAGGTGCAACGGTACTGGTTACGGTTGTGGCGCATGGTCGCCATGATAAGGTCAAAATTTTCAAGATGCGTCGTCGTAAGCACTACCAAAAGCATCAAGGCCATCGCCAGAATTTTACCGAAATCCAAATCGTTTCGATCAACGGCTAA
- a CDS encoding AsmA family protein, which produces MTRSTPLKILGWSLAALLALIAIVVIFVLTFDWNRARPYINEKVSESTGRSFVIGGDLQVKWQQGRKTEPGWRRYVPRPVISAQDVRMSNPDWATAGPQLASAKRIDVAIHPLPLLQHRVVLTDLALEAPNIALQRRADGSNSWTLKDNGPSAWDVEIQRMAFGDGAIRYLDEGIALDVHAKVSSTAPDATPGDAPGSAPMQKYGIAFTLGGSYRKAPVTGGGKAGAVLSLTDNNTVYPVQAHAVLGKNKASIDGTLTDPRSLSGIDLQLSLAGASMADLYPLTGVLLPETPDYATKGRLLGKKDGASWNWTYQNFKGTVGQSDLAGTLQYLPRQPRALLRGEVTSQQLRLEDLGPTIGADSNARKQARGKAPVQPDNKALPVEQFNTAKWDALDADVKFTGKKLVRTHDIPLNDIVANIRMKDKVLSLTPLNFGMAGGDITSNITLDGRQKTIAAQAKVAARHLKIRELFPKLQSMQASFGEVYGDAALTGHGNSVSAMLASANGELAATVSEGSVSQFMLELAGLNLANAVFVKIFGDKQVHLNCLASDFAVTNGQADVRRFVLDTDTAVVNVTGNVNLATETLDLDVRPRTKGARIITLRTPLYAKGTFKNPDVGPQKGPLALKAGAAVALATAVTPLAALLPLVNVDKAPDTDCAAVMAQANAPARTPPHRQRMRQRKK; this is translated from the coding sequence ATGACACGCTCAACCCCGCTCAAAATCCTCGGCTGGAGCCTGGCCGCCCTGCTGGCCCTGATCGCCATCGTCGTCATCTTCGTGCTGACCTTCGACTGGAACCGCGCCCGCCCCTACATCAACGAGAAGGTGTCGGAAAGCACGGGTCGCAGCTTCGTCATCGGCGGCGATTTGCAGGTGAAATGGCAGCAAGGGCGGAAGACGGAGCCGGGCTGGCGCCGCTACGTGCCGCGCCCCGTCATCAGCGCGCAGGACGTGCGCATGAGCAACCCGGACTGGGCGACGGCCGGCCCGCAACTGGCCAGCGCGAAACGCATCGACGTGGCCATCCATCCCTTGCCCCTGTTGCAGCATCGCGTGGTGCTGACGGACCTGGCGCTCGAGGCGCCCAACATTGCCCTGCAGCGCCGCGCCGACGGCAGCAACAGCTGGACACTGAAAGACAACGGCCCTTCGGCATGGGACGTGGAAATCCAGCGCATGGCCTTCGGCGACGGCGCCATCCGTTATCTGGACGAGGGCATCGCCCTCGACGTGCACGCCAAGGTCAGCTCGACGGCGCCCGACGCCACGCCCGGCGATGCGCCAGGCAGCGCGCCCATGCAAAAATACGGCATCGCCTTCACCCTGGGCGGCAGCTACCGCAAGGCGCCCGTCACGGGCGGCGGCAAGGCGGGCGCCGTGCTGTCATTGACCGACAACAACACCGTGTATCCCGTGCAGGCGCATGCCGTGCTGGGCAAGAACAAGGCCAGCATCGATGGCACCCTGACGGATCCGCGCTCGCTATCCGGCATCGATTTGCAGCTGAGCCTGGCCGGCGCCAGCATGGCCGACCTGTATCCGCTGACGGGCGTGCTGCTGCCGGAAACACCGGACTACGCCACCAAGGGCCGCCTGCTGGGCAAGAAGGACGGCGCCAGCTGGAACTGGACCTATCAAAACTTCAAGGGCACGGTGGGCCAGAGCGACCTGGCCGGCACCCTGCAATACCTGCCGCGCCAACCGCGCGCCCTGCTGCGCGGCGAAGTGACGTCGCAGCAATTACGCCTGGAAGACCTGGGCCCCACCATCGGCGCCGACAGCAATGCGCGGAAACAGGCGCGCGGCAAGGCGCCCGTGCAGCCCGACAACAAAGCCTTGCCCGTGGAACAGTTCAATACGGCCAAATGGGATGCGCTCGACGCCGACGTGAAGTTCACGGGCAAGAAACTGGTGCGCACGCATGATATCCCGCTCAACGACATCGTCGCCAACATCCGCATGAAAGACAAGGTGCTGAGTTTGACGCCGCTCAACTTCGGCATGGCGGGCGGCGACATCACTTCGAACATCACGCTCGACGGCCGTCAAAAGACCATCGCCGCGCAAGCCAAGGTGGCGGCGCGCCACCTCAAGATACGCGAGCTGTTTCCCAAGCTGCAATCGATGCAAGCGAGTTTCGGCGAAGTGTATGGCGACGCGGCACTCACGGGCCACGGCAATTCCGTCTCGGCCATGCTGGCCAGCGCGAATGGCGAACTGGCGGCCACCGTCAGCGAAGGCTCCGTCAGCCAGTTCATGCTGGAACTGGCGGGCCTGAACCTGGCCAATGCCGTCTTCGTGAAAATCTTTGGCGACAAGCAAGTCCACCTGAACTGCCTGGCCAGCGACTTCGCCGTCACGAATGGCCAGGCCGACGTGCGCCGCTTCGTGCTCGACACGGACACGGCCGTGGTAAATGTCACGGGCAACGTCAACCTGGCCACCGAAACCCTGGACCTGGACGTGCGCCCCCGTACCAAAGGCGCCCGCATCATCACCCTGCGCACGCCACTGTACGCAAAAGGCACGTTCAAGAACCCGGACGTGGGTCCGCAAAAAGGCCCATTGGCCCTGAAAGCCGGCGCCGCCGTGGCCCTGGCCACCGCCGTCACGCCGTTGGCCGCCCTGCTGCCGCTGGTCAACGTCGACAAAGCGCCAGACACGGACTGCGCCGCCGTCATGGCCCAAGCCAACGCACCCGCAAGAACCCCACCGCACCGGCAACGAATGCGCCAGCGAAAAAAGTGA